From the genome of Haloarcula limicola, one region includes:
- a CDS encoding bacterio-opsin activator domain-containing protein gives MTDSADVLGARGYEQLRRVAETYREDLVLRLGAEVGLRPAEMTRVRLADVTSADDHFFLTVRDGKGEPDREAYLPDAVEHDLRKFASANGRDGDEPLLSVSARRLQMIVGEVADRAAETTPRLAETSSRDLRWRFAATLLSKGVPPHVVCELGGWDRLARLEPLLPEPDRERVVRAIEDTEDVPTPTRLRRTIAVAADVGETLAGAATGEEIERTVCERLADTEGFRFAWVAERTGDGLTPRASAGIDEDSVGDRARDHEEQAAAAMDGHEVRMAEDARGPMALVPIVRDDAAAGVLAIGTTARVVDAEQDLLAALGAQVGSALAAVERKRLLLADTVTELTFECTDRDAFTVGLSDELDCALELSGVVPVGGRSLLYYLVVEGAPAGPVLSRAADDEDIADARLIEDYGDGALVEVVVTAAPALSLVEKGGRLRDLTAENGSATIEAELPGDTDLREAVDAVVDAYPGTSLIAKRETERSVETETGFRERLSDRLSERQATVLQAAYHSGYFEWPRGTTAEELADSLDVSSPTFHNHLRKAQQKLLTAFFADAPTEEPPAPLNG, from the coding sequence ATGACGGATTCGGCGGACGTTCTCGGCGCGCGCGGCTACGAACAGCTCCGGCGAGTCGCCGAGACGTACCGCGAGGACCTCGTCCTGCGCCTCGGCGCGGAGGTCGGCCTGCGCCCGGCCGAGATGACGCGCGTCCGTCTCGCGGACGTGACGAGCGCCGACGACCACTTCTTCCTGACCGTGCGCGACGGCAAGGGCGAACCCGACCGCGAGGCGTACCTCCCCGACGCCGTCGAACACGACCTGCGGAAGTTCGCCAGCGCGAACGGCCGTGACGGGGACGAACCGCTGCTGTCGGTGTCGGCCCGCCGCCTCCAGATGATCGTCGGGGAAGTCGCGGACCGGGCCGCCGAGACCACGCCTCGGCTGGCCGAGACCTCCTCCCGCGATCTGCGCTGGCGCTTCGCCGCGACGCTGCTCTCGAAGGGCGTTCCGCCCCACGTCGTCTGCGAACTCGGCGGCTGGGACCGCCTCGCGCGACTCGAACCGCTGTTGCCGGAGCCGGACCGCGAGCGAGTCGTCCGCGCCATCGAGGACACCGAGGACGTCCCGACGCCGACCCGCCTCCGCCGAACCATCGCCGTCGCCGCAGACGTCGGCGAGACGCTGGCCGGCGCGGCGACCGGCGAGGAGATCGAACGGACCGTCTGCGAGCGACTGGCCGACACCGAGGGCTTTCGATTCGCGTGGGTCGCCGAACGCACCGGCGACGGCCTGACGCCGCGCGCGTCGGCCGGTATCGACGAGGACAGCGTCGGGGACCGGGCGCGCGACCACGAAGAGCAGGCGGCGGCCGCGATGGACGGTCACGAGGTGCGGATGGCCGAGGACGCCCGCGGGCCGATGGCGCTCGTCCCCATCGTCCGGGACGACGCCGCGGCCGGCGTCCTCGCCATCGGGACGACGGCCCGCGTCGTCGACGCCGAGCAGGACCTGCTGGCGGCGCTGGGCGCGCAGGTCGGCTCGGCGCTGGCGGCCGTCGAGCGCAAGCGCCTCCTGCTGGCCGATACGGTCACGGAACTCACCTTCGAATGCACCGACCGCGACGCGTTCACCGTCGGACTCTCGGACGAACTCGACTGCGCGCTCGAACTCTCGGGCGTCGTCCCGGTGGGCGGGCGCTCCCTGCTGTACTATCTGGTCGTCGAGGGCGCGCCCGCCGGACCGGTCCTCTCTCGGGCCGCCGACGACGAGGACATCGCCGACGCCCGCCTCATCGAGGATTACGGCGACGGCGCGCTCGTCGAGGTGGTCGTGACGGCCGCGCCCGCGCTCTCGCTCGTCGAAAAGGGCGGCCGTCTCCGCGATCTCACGGCCGAGAACGGGTCGGCGACCATCGAGGCCGAACTGCCCGGCGACACCGACCTCCGCGAGGCGGTCGACGCCGTCGTCGACGCCTATCCGGGGACGTCGCTGATAGCCAAACGCGAGACGGAGCGGTCCGTCGAGACGGAGACCGGCTTCCGGGAGCGCCTCTCCGACCGCCTCTCGGAGCGGCAGGCGACGGTGTTACAGGCCGCCTACCACAGCGGCTACTTCGAGTGGCCCCGCGGGACCACCGCAGAGGAGCTCGCCGACTCGCTCGACGTCTCCTCGCCGACGTTCCACAACCACCTCAGGAAGGCCCAGCAGAAGCTCCTGACGGCGTTCTTCGCCGACGCGCCGACCGAAGAGCCGCCCGCGCCGCTGAACGGGTGA
- a CDS encoding CheF family chemotaxis protein has translation MSDTEKKIADTRGQYLQAVSQGQRLTDAEWRNCRIVLTTERIALVGDSKRQIALSEIDRLTDRFDVNQQSAGVSEYVGFHVDDDVLLVTASNHAAFETDLYRAALDGAVVLAQHPALKGGVVQDTEWTKGRLKVSDETVRLALADGQAVDIDRADIGDLSVEEKQVSGAERTVIQVEHSEDDISVETHLAGEEFQATVLRTMLEDSAEANRADLDLSATEKRVIMALHSGVSPFDIPNFVGIDVEKTEAIFDRLVELDVISVLRERTEVALTTKGRRVAGDRMGEQ, from the coding sequence ATGAGCGACACAGAGAAGAAGATCGCCGACACGCGGGGCCAGTACCTCCAGGCCGTCTCGCAGGGCCAGCGGCTCACCGACGCCGAGTGGCGGAACTGTCGCATCGTCCTCACGACCGAGCGCATCGCGCTCGTCGGCGATAGCAAGCGCCAGATCGCCCTCTCGGAGATCGACCGCCTCACCGACCGCTTCGACGTGAACCAGCAGAGCGCCGGCGTCTCCGAGTACGTCGGCTTTCACGTCGACGACGACGTCCTCCTCGTCACCGCGTCGAACCACGCGGCCTTCGAGACGGACCTCTACCGGGCGGCCTTGGACGGCGCGGTCGTCCTCGCGCAACACCCCGCGCTGAAGGGCGGCGTCGTCCAGGACACCGAGTGGACGAAGGGCCGACTGAAGGTGAGCGACGAGACGGTGCGGCTCGCGCTGGCCGACGGACAGGCCGTCGACATCGACCGCGCCGACATCGGCGACCTCTCCGTCGAGGAGAAACAGGTCTCGGGCGCGGAACGCACCGTCATCCAGGTCGAACACTCGGAGGACGACATCAGCGTCGAGACCCACCTCGCCGGCGAGGAGTTCCAGGCCACCGTCCTCCGGACGATGCTCGAAGACAGCGCTGAAGCGAACCGCGCCGACTTAGACCTCTCGGCGACGGAGAAGCGGGTCATTATGGCGTTGCACTCGGGCGTCTCGCCGTTCGACATCCCGAACTTCGTCGGCATCGACGTTGAGAAGACCGAGGCCATCTTCGACCGCCTCGTCGAACTCGACGTCATCAGCGTCCTCCGCGAGCGGACCGAGGTGGCGCTGACCACGAAGGGACGCCGTGTTGCTGGGGATAGGATGGGAGAGCAGTAG
- a CDS encoding DUF4212 domain-containing protein encodes MTDKNTHDSGDGPSVSTDGGTAAQAAQAHQNTNYLDEEVNLLNPSTPFMRDHLRVVWTGFIAWAIIVFVPVTLTAVVPGVMTTPIPVIGFPLHYFLVAIGAPAGALILSFWYARKRDQLDEKYGISHGDAAETAAEDAAGEEQAATDGGVRE; translated from the coding sequence ATGACAGATAAGAACACGCACGATTCCGGCGACGGCCCGTCAGTCTCGACCGACGGCGGGACCGCCGCACAGGCAGCACAGGCACATCAGAACACGAACTACCTCGACGAGGAGGTGAACCTGCTGAACCCGAGCACGCCGTTCATGCGCGACCACTTGCGAGTGGTCTGGACGGGGTTCATCGCCTGGGCCATCATCGTCTTCGTCCCGGTGACGCTGACGGCCGTCGTCCCGGGCGTCATGACGACGCCGATCCCGGTCATCGGCTTCCCGCTACACTACTTCCTCGTCGCCATCGGCGCGCCCGCCGGCGCGCTCATCCTCTCGTTCTGGTACGCCCGCAAGCGCGACCAGCTGGACGAGAAGTACGGTATCAGTCACGGCGACGCCGCCGAGACCGCCGCGGAGGACGCGGCCGGCGAGGAGCAAGCCGCCACTGACGGAGGCGTCCGCGAATGA
- the glmU gene encoding bifunctional sugar-1-phosphate nucleotidylyltransferase/acetyltransferase: MDIDTAVVLAAGEGTRLRPLTRNRPKPMLPAANRPILEHVFDALIDAGVEELIAVVGYKRDRVQDHFGPTYRGVPVTYAVQHKQLGSGHALLQARDSVDGPALVLNGDRLIDAGTVEAVAETFSQSGNATMSVVERQDTSRYGAVQVRDGYITDLVEKPRDGDYRLINGGVYAFSPDIFDAIQDTPRQAGELALTDTLATLVDEERVRGVEVDGMWVDATYPWDLLTVAREVLARGRVVESARREQVWIADSARVHNEAVLQGPVVVGPDCEVGPDAVIGPDAALGRTVTVGANSVVQNTVLDADTRVDPGSTLLDTVTGQDVHLGATTVVPGGPADVQVGTRVFEDQRLGAVIADRARARGDVSFTPGSLVGPNATLDAGVTVRGNVREGAEVTR, from the coding sequence ATGGACATCGACACGGCCGTGGTCCTCGCCGCTGGTGAGGGGACCCGGCTCCGCCCGCTGACGCGAAACCGGCCGAAGCCGATGTTGCCGGCAGCGAACCGACCCATCCTGGAGCACGTCTTCGACGCCCTGATCGACGCCGGCGTCGAGGAACTGATCGCCGTCGTCGGCTACAAGCGCGACAGAGTGCAGGACCACTTTGGGCCGACGTATCGCGGCGTTCCGGTCACGTACGCCGTCCAGCACAAGCAACTCGGCAGCGGTCACGCGCTGTTGCAGGCCCGCGACAGCGTCGACGGGCCGGCGCTGGTCCTGAACGGCGACCGGCTCATCGACGCCGGGACGGTCGAAGCCGTCGCGGAGACGTTCTCGCAGTCAGGTAACGCCACGATGTCGGTGGTCGAGCGACAGGACACCAGCCGCTACGGGGCCGTCCAGGTCCGGGACGGCTACATCACGGATCTCGTCGAGAAACCCCGCGACGGGGACTACCGGCTCATCAACGGCGGCGTCTACGCCTTCTCGCCGGACATCTTCGACGCGATCCAGGACACGCCCCGGCAGGCGGGCGAACTCGCGCTGACGGACACGCTGGCGACGCTCGTCGACGAGGAGCGCGTCCGCGGCGTCGAGGTCGACGGGATGTGGGTCGACGCCACCTACCCGTGGGACCTGCTGACCGTCGCCCGCGAGGTACTGGCGCGGGGCCGCGTCGTTGAGAGCGCGCGACGCGAACAGGTCTGGATCGCCGACTCCGCGCGGGTTCACAACGAGGCCGTCCTGCAGGGGCCCGTCGTCGTCGGCCCGGACTGCGAGGTCGGGCCGGACGCGGTCATCGGTCCCGACGCCGCACTCGGCCGGACCGTCACCGTCGGCGCGAACAGCGTCGTCCAGAACACCGTCCTCGACGCCGACACGCGGGTCGACCCCGGATCGACGCTGCTCGACACCGTCACCGGGCAGGACGTGCATCTCGGCGCGACGACCGTGGTTCCGGGCGGCCCGGCCGACGTCCAGGTCGGCACGCGGGTCTTCGAGGACCAGCGGCTCGGCGCGGTCATCGCCGACCGGGCCCGCGCCCGCGGCGACGTGAGCTTCACGCCGGGGTCGCTGGTCGGCCCGAACGCCACGCTCGACGCCGGCGTGACGGTGCGCGGGAACGTCCGCGAGGGCGCGGAGGTGACCCGCTGA
- the acs gene encoding acetate--CoA ligase, with amino-acid sequence MSDDDVQLEARLEEQEVFEPPESFVEQANVTDEGIYEEFEENWPECWEDAAELLDWEESYDQVLNDSNPPFYEWFNGGTLNASANCIDRHLDERGDEAAIEWVGEPVDEEDVTYTYEDLHREVNEFAAALREQGVEEDDVVTMYMPMIPQLPIAMLACARIGAPHSVVFAGFSADALATRMNSADSEYLVTCDGYYRRGDPLDHLEKANEGLEGVEHDVETVAVAERLLDGDGFDHDYADNQVAFEELQSEHEGAEVDPVSRDAEDMLFLMYTSGTTGEPKGVKHTTAGYLSYVAWTSQAVLDIKPDDTYFCSADIGWITGHSYIIYGPLALGTTTTMYEGTPDYPDKDRLWEIIEDHDITQLYTAPTAIRSFMKWGEEYPDSHDLSSLRLLGTVGEPINPRAWKWYYKHIGKEDCPVVDTWWQTETGGMMLTTLPGVGDMKPGSAGPPLPGVSADIVDVSGSPVKAGEAGYLVVNKPWPGMLRTLYKNDERFIDEYWREYSNTDSDDPADWVYFPEDGAKIDQDGYITVLGRVDDVLNVSGHRLGTMEIESAIVGVEGVAEAAVVGGEHDIKGEAVYAYVITEDGYEEDEELRERIIESVEDAIGPIARPEAVIFTPELPKTRSGKIMRRLLEDIANGEELGDTSTLRNPDVVSDIQSKVGGD; translated from the coding sequence ATGTCAGATGATGATGTCCAACTCGAGGCGCGCTTGGAAGAGCAGGAGGTCTTCGAGCCCCCGGAGTCGTTCGTCGAGCAGGCGAACGTCACCGACGAGGGCATCTACGAAGAGTTCGAGGAGAACTGGCCGGAGTGTTGGGAGGACGCGGCTGAACTGCTGGACTGGGAGGAGTCCTACGACCAGGTACTGAACGACTCGAACCCGCCGTTTTACGAGTGGTTCAACGGGGGGACGCTGAACGCTTCGGCGAACTGTATCGACCGCCACCTCGACGAGCGGGGGGACGAGGCGGCCATCGAGTGGGTCGGGGAACCCGTAGACGAAGAGGACGTCACCTACACCTACGAGGACCTCCACCGCGAGGTCAACGAGTTCGCGGCCGCGCTCCGCGAACAGGGCGTCGAGGAGGACGACGTGGTCACGATGTACATGCCGATGATCCCCCAGCTCCCCATCGCCATGCTGGCCTGCGCCCGCATCGGCGCGCCCCACTCGGTGGTGTTCGCCGGGTTCTCGGCGGACGCGCTGGCGACGCGGATGAACTCCGCCGACTCGGAGTACCTCGTCACCTGCGACGGCTACTACCGACGCGGCGACCCGCTCGACCACCTCGAGAAGGCGAACGAGGGACTGGAGGGGGTCGAACACGACGTGGAGACAGTCGCGGTGGCCGAGCGCCTGCTCGACGGCGACGGCTTCGACCACGACTACGCCGACAACCAGGTCGCCTTCGAGGAACTCCAGAGCGAACACGAGGGCGCGGAGGTAGACCCGGTCTCACGGGACGCCGAGGACATGCTGTTCCTGATGTACACCTCGGGGACGACCGGCGAGCCGAAGGGGGTGAAACACACCACCGCCGGCTACCTCTCCTACGTCGCCTGGACCTCGCAGGCCGTCCTCGACATCAAACCCGATGACACCTACTTCTGCTCGGCCGACATCGGCTGGATCACGGGCCACTCCTACATCATCTACGGGCCGCTCGCGCTCGGCACGACGACGACGATGTACGAGGGGACGCCCGACTACCCCGACAAGGACCGGCTCTGGGAGATCATCGAGGACCACGATATCACGCAGCTGTACACCGCGCCGACGGCCATCCGCTCGTTCATGAAGTGGGGCGAGGAGTACCCCGACAGCCACGACCTCTCCAGCCTGCGCCTGCTCGGGACCGTCGGCGAACCCATCAACCCGCGGGCCTGGAAGTGGTACTACAAGCACATCGGCAAGGAGGACTGCCCCGTCGTCGACACCTGGTGGCAGACCGAGACCGGCGGCATGATGCTGACGACGCTGCCCGGCGTCGGCGACATGAAACCCGGCTCCGCCGGCCCGCCCTTGCCGGGCGTCAGCGCCGACATCGTCGACGTCAGCGGTAGTCCCGTGAAGGCGGGCGAGGCGGGCTACCTCGTCGTCAACAAACCGTGGCCCGGCATGCTGCGGACGCTGTACAAGAACGACGAGCGCTTCATCGACGAGTACTGGCGAGAGTACTCGAACACCGACAGCGACGACCCGGCCGACTGGGTGTACTTCCCCGAAGACGGCGCGAAGATCGACCAGGACGGCTACATCACCGTCCTCGGTCGGGTCGACGACGTGCTCAACGTCTCGGGGCACCGCCTCGGGACGATGGAGATCGAGAGCGCCATCGTCGGCGTCGAGGGGGTCGCGGAGGCCGCCGTCGTCGGCGGCGAACACGACATCAAGGGCGAGGCGGTCTACGCCTACGTCATCACGGAGGACGGGTACGAGGAAGACGAGGAGCTGCGAGAACGCATCATCGAGAGCGTCGAAGACGCCATCGGGCCGATCGCCCGGCCGGAGGCCGTCATCTTCACGCCGGAACTGCCCAAGACCCGCTCGGGCAAGATCATGCGTCGCCTCCTCGAAGACATCGCCAACGGCGAGGAGCTGGGCGACACCAGCACGCTGCGCAACCCGGACGTCGTCTCCGACATCCAGTCGAAGGTCGGCGGCGACTGA
- the acs gene encoding acetate--CoA ligase yields MTRPHGSGRKTALKDRPAIDPPAWFAEQANQADPSVYETFEREWPDCWRRAAELLDWEEAYDSVLDGEDGPPFEWFAGGTLNASYNCIDRHLPERKNQLALIWEGHGESRTYTYRELSREVNAVAAALRERGVEEDDVVTIYLPMVPELPVVMLACVRLGVVHNVVFAGFSSGALAERMERTGSELLVTCDGYYRRGSAVAQKNKADNARIAVEQDVSVVVLDRLGRDVHLGKDYYDYATLRDAHDGETVDPVPRDASDTLFRIYTSGTTGEPKAVDHTTGGYLAHVAWTSESVLDVKPTDTYWCSADIGWITGHSYIVYGPLALGTTTVLYNGTPDHPEKDRLWDIVERYAVDVFYTAPTAIRAFMKWGEEYPAQHDLSSLRLLGTVGEPIDERAWQWYREHIGGGEAPVVDTWWQTETGAILVATLPGVDAMKPGAAGKPLPGIETDVVDPAGEPVDRGEAGELVVTRPWPGMPRALRTGEDWGAASVHGDEWRYYPEDGATVDGDGYVTFLGRIDDAINVAGRRFSTMELESAIAGVEGVAETAVVGANHATTGTAVYAYVSPEGNCAEADLEARIEAAVEAAIGSVATPEAIIFTPDLPKTRSGKVMRRLLTAVANGDELGDTSALRNPEILGELQSATPDR; encoded by the coding sequence ATGACAAGGCCCCACGGGTCGGGCCGCAAGACCGCCCTGAAAGACCGCCCGGCCATCGACCCGCCCGCGTGGTTCGCCGAGCAGGCCAACCAGGCCGATCCGTCGGTGTACGAGACCTTCGAGCGGGAGTGGCCGGACTGCTGGCGGCGAGCGGCCGAGCTACTGGACTGGGAGGAGGCGTACGACAGCGTTCTCGACGGCGAGGACGGGCCGCCCTTCGAGTGGTTCGCCGGTGGGACGCTGAACGCCTCGTACAACTGCATCGACCGACACCTCCCCGAGCGCAAGAACCAGTTGGCGCTCATCTGGGAGGGCCACGGCGAGTCCCGGACCTACACCTACCGGGAGCTCTCCCGCGAGGTCAACGCCGTCGCGGCGGCGCTTCGCGAACGCGGCGTCGAGGAGGACGACGTGGTGACCATCTACCTCCCGATGGTCCCCGAACTCCCCGTCGTGATGCTCGCCTGCGTGCGGCTGGGCGTCGTTCACAACGTCGTCTTCGCGGGGTTCTCCTCGGGCGCGCTCGCCGAGCGGATGGAACGCACCGGCTCGGAACTGCTCGTCACCTGCGACGGCTACTACCGACGGGGCAGCGCCGTCGCCCAGAAGAACAAGGCCGACAACGCCCGCATCGCCGTCGAACAGGACGTCTCCGTGGTCGTGTTGGATCGGCTGGGCCGGGACGTCCACCTCGGGAAGGACTACTACGACTACGCGACGCTGCGGGACGCACACGACGGCGAGACGGTCGACCCGGTCCCGCGGGACGCGAGCGACACCCTCTTTCGCATCTACACCTCGGGGACGACGGGCGAACCCAAGGCCGTCGACCACACCACCGGCGGCTACCTCGCGCACGTCGCCTGGACCAGCGAATCGGTGCTGGACGTCAAGCCGACGGACACCTACTGGTGTTCGGCCGACATCGGCTGGATCACGGGCCACTCCTACATCGTCTACGGCCCGCTCGCGCTCGGGACGACCACCGTCCTCTACAACGGGACGCCCGACCACCCGGAGAAAGACCGCCTCTGGGACATCGTCGAGCGCTACGCCGTCGACGTCTTCTACACCGCACCGACGGCCATCCGCGCGTTCATGAAGTGGGGCGAGGAGTACCCCGCACAGCACGACCTCTCCAGCCTGCGCCTGCTCGGGACCGTCGGCGAACCCATCGACGAGCGGGCCTGGCAGTGGTACCGCGAGCACATCGGCGGCGGCGAGGCGCCCGTCGTCGACACGTGGTGGCAGACCGAGACGGGCGCGATTCTGGTCGCCACGCTCCCGGGCGTCGACGCGATGAAACCCGGCGCGGCGGGGAAGCCGCTACCGGGGATCGAGACGGACGTGGTCGACCCCGCGGGCGAACCGGTCGACCGCGGCGAGGCCGGTGAACTCGTCGTCACTCGGCCGTGGCCGGGGATGCCCCGCGCGCTGCGAACCGGCGAGGACTGGGGCGCGGCGTCGGTCCACGGCGACGAGTGGCGTTACTACCCCGAGGACGGCGCGACCGTCGACGGCGACGGCTACGTCACGTTCCTGGGTCGCATCGACGACGCCATCAACGTCGCCGGGCGGCGCTTCAGCACGATGGAACTCGAGAGCGCCATCGCGGGCGTCGAGGGCGTCGCCGAGACCGCCGTCGTCGGGGCGAACCACGCGACCACGGGGACGGCCGTCTACGCCTACGTCTCGCCGGAGGGCAACTGCGCCGAGGCCGACCTCGAAGCGCGCATCGAGGCGGCCGTCGAAGCGGCGATCGGCAGCGTCGCCACGCCCGAGGCGATCATCTTCACGCCCGACCTCCCGAAGACGCGCTCCGGGAAGGTAATGCGGCGGCTCCTCACCGCGGTCGCCAACGGCGACGAGTTGGGCGATACGAGCGCGCTCCGAAACCCCGAGATCCTCGGCGAGTTGCAGTCCGCGACGCCCGACCGCTAG
- the glmS gene encoding glutamine--fructose-6-phosphate transaminase (isomerizing), with the protein MCGIIGCVGRGDETLDTLVHGLSKLEYRGYDSAGVAMADDSIDICKASGEISDLKTALESARLSGSVGIGHTRWSTHGPPTDGNAHPHQDCHGDVAVVHNGIIENYQTLRDELVAAGHTFTSDTDTEVIPHLIEDELDAGRDPENAVRAALARLEGSYAAAVVVAGTEAVFAARNDSPLVLGLTEDATFLASDVPAFRDFTDQVVYLADGEFARLESAGWTVTDLDGNLVEKEVDTVQWDPEETGKSGYDHFMLKEIHEQPRALRQCLRGRVDEMAGTVDIEDLADLSPSGVQFVACGTSYHAALYGAQLFRDAGIPAQAFLASEYATAVPPIGEALVVGVTQSGETADTLSALRAARKRGARTMAVTNVVGSTAARECDHAFYIRAGPEIGVAATKTFSSQLTALNLLALGMTNTQEAREVITALRELPGNVQRILDESNAEEVAETYEHSDAYFFIGRGYQFPVALEGALKMKEITYKHAEGFASGELKHGPLALVTQNTPVFAVVTGDGEQARKTLGNVKEVEARDAPVVAITDGQSEVERYADHVLELPETHPRAAAVLANTHLQLVSYHVASLLGRNIDKPRNLAKSVTVE; encoded by the coding sequence ATGTGCGGCATCATCGGCTGCGTGGGCCGCGGCGACGAGACGCTCGATACGCTGGTCCACGGGCTCTCGAAACTGGAGTACCGCGGCTACGACTCGGCCGGGGTGGCAATGGCCGACGACTCCATCGACATCTGCAAGGCCTCGGGCGAGATCTCGGATCTGAAGACGGCGCTCGAATCCGCGCGGCTCTCGGGGTCGGTCGGCATCGGTCACACCCGCTGGAGCACGCACGGCCCGCCGACCGACGGGAACGCCCACCCCCATCAGGACTGTCACGGCGACGTGGCCGTCGTCCACAACGGCATCATCGAGAACTACCAGACGCTCCGCGACGAACTCGTCGCGGCCGGCCACACCTTCACCTCCGATACGGACACGGAGGTCATCCCGCATCTGATCGAGGACGAACTCGACGCGGGACGGGACCCCGAAAACGCGGTTCGCGCGGCACTCGCCCGGTTAGAGGGCAGTTACGCCGCCGCCGTCGTCGTCGCCGGCACCGAGGCGGTCTTCGCCGCGCGCAACGACTCGCCGCTCGTGTTGGGCCTGACCGAGGACGCGACGTTCCTCGCGAGCGACGTCCCCGCGTTCCGCGACTTCACCGATCAGGTGGTCTATCTGGCCGACGGCGAGTTCGCTCGCCTGGAGAGCGCGGGCTGGACCGTCACCGACCTCGACGGAAACCTCGTCGAGAAAGAGGTGGACACGGTGCAGTGGGACCCCGAGGAGACCGGCAAGAGCGGCTACGACCACTTCATGCTCAAGGAGATCCACGAGCAACCCCGAGCGCTCCGGCAGTGTCTCCGCGGCCGCGTCGACGAGATGGCCGGCACCGTCGACATCGAGGACCTCGCGGACCTCTCGCCGAGCGGCGTGCAGTTCGTCGCCTGCGGGACCTCCTACCACGCCGCGCTCTACGGCGCGCAGCTGTTCCGCGACGCCGGCATCCCGGCCCAGGCGTTCCTCGCCAGCGAGTACGCCACCGCCGTCCCGCCCATCGGCGAGGCGCTGGTTGTCGGGGTCACCCAGAGCGGCGAGACCGCCGACACGCTGTCTGCGCTGCGGGCCGCCCGCAAGCGCGGCGCGCGGACGATGGCCGTCACGAACGTCGTCGGGTCGACGGCCGCTCGTGAATGCGACCACGCCTTCTACATCCGCGCCGGCCCCGAGATCGGTGTCGCCGCCACCAAGACGTTCTCCTCGCAGCTGACGGCGCTGAACCTGCTGGCGCTGGGGATGACCAATACGCAGGAAGCGCGCGAGGTCATCACCGCGCTCCGCGAGCTGCCTGGCAACGTCCAGCGCATCCTCGACGAATCCAACGCCGAGGAAGTCGCCGAGACCTACGAGCACTCGGACGCCTACTTCTTCATCGGCCGCGGCTATCAGTTCCCCGTCGCCTTGGAAGGCGCACTGAAGATGAAGGAGATCACGTACAAACACGCCGAGGGCTTCGCCTCCGGCGAATTGAAACACGGCCCGCTGGCGCTGGTGACCCAGAACACACCCGTGTTCGCGGTCGTGACCGGTGATGGGGAGCAAGCTCGGAAGACTCTCGGCAACGTCAAAGAGGTGGAAGCGCGGGACGCTCCCGTGGTGGCGATCACCGACGGCCAGTCAGAGGTCGAACGCTACGCGGACCACGTGCTGGAGCTACCCGAGACGCATCCGCGCGCTGCTGCGGTACTGGCGAACACGCACCTGCAGCTGGTGTCGTATCACGTCGCGTCGCTGCTGGGGCGGAACATCGACAAGCCGCGGAATCTGGCTAAAAGTGTGACTGTGGAGTAG